The window ATAATTGATCATCTAATTAAGTTTTTGCTTAATTAATTATATACTTTTTTGCTAACTAAAAGGGGCCGGGCCCAAGTAGCAGTGGCTCACCCGGCGGCCTCAGAGGGGCGTGCACTCACGCACGCACGACCTCGGGCGCGAGCCATGGCACGGCCGGCCGGCCAGGGAGCAGCGGCGACTGGCGCTAGCAGACGCGGGTTAGGGGGGTGGCGTGCGCGGGCACTGGCAGCGGCGCGCATGGCCAGGGGCGGCGGGGCGAGCACGGCGGCAGTAGCGAGCGCGACCGCAGCGGTTGTAGGTGCAGGGGGCGACGGGGCGGGCGAACAGGGCGGGCTCAGCGGCGGTGGacgcgggcggctgcggcggcgaggGAGAGCGGTTGGACCCGCGGGAGCTCCGTCGGGCGAGCAGAAGGCAGCGGCGGTGTGCGGGGTAGCGGCCGTGGCCGGGACTGGCGGGGCGAGTAGCGGCGTGCTCGGGCGGGGGCGGCCGTAGTGCAGCAGCATCGCACGGGGGCAGCAGCGGCAGGCGTGGATGCGTGCAGCGAGCACGCGAGCGCGGCAAAGGCACGGGCGAGCGCGAGGGAGCGGAGCAGCGGGCGGGCACGGGAGCGGGACTCCGGACGCGGCAACGGCGAGCACGCGATGGCACCGGCGAACGCGTGCGATGGGGGCGGCTCGGACACGATGAGCCGGAGCAAATGGCCACGGATCGACCAAACGGAGGGGGTAGGTGGCATATACACAGCTCCAGGAACTCGGCAATGTCCTCTGTTGGGCTCGTACGTTTctacggcgacggcgagctcgaccTACAGTGGGGAGGGAGTAGCGGCGACGAAgtcgtgcgagagagagagagagagagagagagagagaNNNNNNNNNNNNNNNNNNNNNNNNNNNNNNNNNNNNNNNNNNNNNNNNNNNNNNNNNNNNNNNNNNNNNNNNNNNNNNNNNNNNNNNNNNNNNNNNNNNNNNNNNNNNNNNNNNNNNNNNNNNNNNNNNNNNNNNNNNNNNNNNNNNNNNNNNNNNNNNNNNNNNNNNNNNNNNNNNNNNNNNNNNNNNNNNNNNNNNNNNNNNNNNNNNNNNNNNNNNNNNNNNNNNNNNNNNNNNNNNNNNNNNNNNNNNNNNNNNNNNNNNNNNNNNNNNNNNNNNNNNNNNNNNNNNNNNNNNNNNNNNNNNNNNNNNNNNNNNNNNNNNNNNNNNNNNNNNNNNNNNNNNNNNNNNNNNTCCGATCCGGTGCACGAGGTAGACGAGGCAGTCTTCTCGGTCCTCAGGGACAAGGCAGCACGGCGAGGAAAGGCGGCTGCCGTTGGCAATCACGGCGGCGCGGCGACAGTGGAGGCAATTTGGCGCGGTAGAGGAGAGCGAGCGAGGGAAGTGGGAAGCGAGGGGGGCTAGGTCAGGACAGGGGGGGTGGGGGGTCGACGGGCACATTTAGGCGTCGGGGAGCGTTGGATGGCCGTCGCGTGGCCGTCCGCGGCCACGGACGGCGCGCGCGTCCACCATGCCCCTGATGAACAGGAGGTGGATGacaggcgctggtgggctgggcctctacTGTGCACAAGAGGCCCAGGTGAACAGGTAAGTGTAGCACCTTTTCTTTTCctgtttctttttgttttgttttctattttattttctatttgcACTTTTAACAACAATTCACTTTTGTAAAATGTGTGGCTGGTCTCAATATTTAGTATACAATATAcctcactgccacaaaaagtttgggagtgACTAGAAGTTGtttgtatttttattaaatggaaaTGACCTAAATGGGGCTGTTTTGGGTACTGTGTTCATATCCAGTGGAATTTTAAACCTTTATAAAAATGTTAGTTAATGCATGAAAATTATCTAATGAATATTTTCAACCTAATGAACATTTTCAATTTACTGTTTTATAAAATTACAAGTTGACTTGTCATTTGAATTTGGATTTGACTTTGGTTTGGAACAAAGTGAAGTTTAGTAAGAATTAATTggggtgacatggcaccattaacaggagtatactgtagcatgacactgggggtgttacacctAACCAGTGATGGTATGCAGATCTTCGTCAAGATCTACATGAACAACCTCTCAAGACAAGGTGCTCCGATTCCGGGGTGTCATGTAGATCTTTGTCAAAAGGCTCGCATGGCCGCCATCCAGTCCCACCAAAGGTGGAAGAAGCAAGACGAAGCTATCTGGCAACGAGCCCAAACGATCAAGACCCGGGAATGACGGCGccgaacaacgactacctccaactGGCTCGCACTCAGCATAATGTCCCCAactgtggtggttttttgcaatttactcctAATGCTATACACCTTCCCGAGGTTGACATTGTTTTCCCTTAACTGATTTATCAAATCTTTTTTGTGAACGTCGGTGTGTTTGTGCGACGGTTAGTGCAACCTCTCTCCCATTGTTGGAGACATGGAATGGTTGGGCACTCGCATGTGCAAGACCTGCTATCCTCTGCCTCCGGCTTCCCCTGCACAGAAATAAAGCAAAATGTCAAGGCTAACCCAAATAATTCAGTTCGACGTGCCGATCGTGTCTCAGAGAACAACTAAGCAGAATTCAGTACGCACCAAGCAGCCACAAACGATCTTTTGCATTGATTTGGTCCTCTGGCGTTCAATTTGCTCTTGCCATACCTGATTCCCAACCCAAGAAGTCATACCTGATTGCCAACCCAAGAAGTGTGTGCCTCACCAAGCGAGCCGAAACTCTGGACTAGTTCTGGTCTTATTACACTTTTCGTAGGCTCCTCCGTGTACTTGTGAATCGACTGCTCTAATGCACCCATCCTAGAAGGGTGCGGCGTTCTGTCTGATGGGAGCCTGGCCCGCTTCTTTCATACACTGCCTCATCCTCCACACCATCTTCCTCCGTCTGGCGTCTCTGCTGACCCTCCGTGACATACCCACCCACCGTCACGCGTGGATGCCATCTGCCCCCGTGTGCTCCTCCTTGGTACCGCTGACACCTGATCCGTGCTCCTCTCCAGAGGATGAGAGAGACGGCCAAAGAGGGAACAGGGAACGACTCCAGGCTGCTGGAGATCGCTAGGAGAGGAATGGGGAGGAGAATGCACAGTAGAAGTGGCAGAGGCGGTGGCACACCGCACATGGATGCCGAAGAGCGATGTGGATGCGTGCCAGAAAGGGCGATGAGGGGGATGCAGGATTTGCTTCTCGGGGAAGGAAAGCAAAGGTAGGTTCCCTCTTGGACAATGTAAAATGTAATTGGTTTATTTCTTGTCAATTTCATTTATAAAACAAACAATGAAGCACACATATAGGCAGGCGCTGCGCATCTCAGACAGAACAAAATACGCTCACAACGCATAAAGCATACAAGGTACAGAACTTGGCTATCCAAAGTGAAGTTTTTTTTCTTGCATCGTTACTAAAAATGCTTGGTCCGACAACAGACTTTGCTTTGGAGCTCAAGGGGAGACAAACCTCGTCTTTGGCAGAATATATAGCAATGTTACTACAAAAAGAATAAACTCTACCTGGCACCAACCAATCTGATCACCTGTTCGGCTAAGGAATCCCTGCGAGCGCTATCATCACCGGCATCCCTCTGGTTGTCACCATTGTTTCTGCCACGGCTAAGGGGTCCTGCTCCACCTCctcctgctgttgctgctgctgctccccctCCAAtcagctcctgctcctgctcctgctcctgctcctgctcctcctcctcttgctcctgctgctgctgctgctgctgctgctgctcctcctcctcctggtgctgCCGTCgtagctcctgctcctgctcctcctcctggtGCTGCCGTCgtagctcctgctcctgctcctgctcctcttGCTCCTGCTGNNNNNNNNNNNNNNNNNNNNNNNNNNNNNNNNNNNNNNNNNNNNNNNNNNNNNNNNNNNNNNNNNNNNNNNNNNNNNNNNNNNNNNNNNNNNNNNNNNNNNNNNNNNNNNNNNNNNNNNNNNNNNNNNNNNNNNNNNNNNNNNNNNNNNNNNNNNNNNNNNNNNNNNNNNNNNNNNNNNNNNNNNNNNNNNNNNNNNNNNNNNNNNNNNNNNNNNNNNNNNNNNNNNNNNNNNNNNTCCTCCTCCTGGTGCTGCCGTCgtagctcctgctcctgctcctgctcctcctcttgctcctgctgctgctgctgctgctcctcctcctcctcctggtgctgCCGTCgtagctcctgctcctgctcctgctcctcctcctcctcctcctcctcccacttcGATCAAGGCCCTCGTCCCTCCTTTCACGGCCACGCCTCTCGGCATCCCTTCCTGAATAGCTTGAGCGATGGTAATCATGGTCTGTGTTATTACCGATTTGCCTACCATGGTCTGTAACATTGTACCAGTGACGATCACGGTCTGAACGGCTCCTATCAGTGTCATGATTATGCTCACGACGTTGACTTTGGTGTTTCCTCAGTGAAGATTTTGCATGACCAATGTCATGACTCCTTCCAATATCTCGTACTGAATGAGGACACTGCGCAGTAGCATCTGAAACTTGAGTTATCCTTGaccgtcttgttgggagcctcatcTTCTCAAGAGCATACTTGATCTGTCTCAAAATCGAGGGAGGCACTAGCGGAAGAGGAGTATTGAAGTAGGACTGTAAAGAAACAATAAATGGCAGGAAAATTATTTTCCCAAACATGTGAATGGTATTTCTTAACCGAAGTTACTAGAATATATAATGGTGCTAAAAGAAATACTACATGATAAGCATATAACTCGTCAAGAAATATAGAATGATAACTGTGTATCTTTTTTAAGTTAATTTGCTCTGTTGTGTTTACCATACTGGCGTCTAAGCTTGGGCTGAGTTGTTCTCAGTTACTAGCATTCAGACATGAAGACAAACTGTGACGATAACTTTTTTTGGAATAATTTGTTTGCCCAGTCAGAACACTAGTCAAATGACTGCTAGTGTTTCGTGCCAAGTGAGGCAGGCATCATTGTTGTGCCAGCTAGACCCTAAGAATTGAAGGACACACCCACCAAAGAGTTCACCAACTGCTTGACTCAACCTACAAAGT is drawn from Triticum dicoccoides isolate Atlit2015 ecotype Zavitan chromosome 6B, WEW_v2.0, whole genome shotgun sequence and contains these coding sequences:
- the LOC119320861 gene encoding pre-mRNA splicing factor SR-like 1 encodes the protein MAIQSSGRPYQMLIEKQLCLKIVDSAFYKMTYNIDTHKIAIDDIYNQVDHVKPWMTDEEGEEGGPSCAFCLLYKLFTMNLTAVQINDLLKHPDCPYIRAIGFLYLRYVAEPGTLWGWYKPYIEDPEVFSPGSNGERTTMGSYVRDLLLGQSYFNTPLPLVPPSILRQIKYALEKMRLPTRRSRITQVSDATAQCPHSVRDIGRSHDIGHAKSSLRKHQSQRREHNHDTDRSRSDRDRHWYNVTDHGRQIGNNTDHDYHRSSYSGRDAERRGRERRDEGLDRSGRRRRRRRSRSRSRSYDGSTRRRRRSSSSSSRREAGGRG